Proteins encoded by one window of Paenibacillus sp. DCT19:
- the cmk gene encoding (d)CMP kinase — translation MASQNTSENGKMNVAIDGPAGAGKSTVARLVAEALAYIYVDTGAMYRAVTLHMIRKEIKPEHVAEVLQEAQKLVIELQPDPDGQKVFCNGEEVTSEIRSREVTGIVSRYAQIEGLRTQLVDTQRQMALRKGVVMDGRDIGTTVLPDAEVKIFMTASVEERALRRYKELDPSEGLTLEQLERDIATRDKLDEEREISPLRCAEDATVLDTTEMSIHEVVDKIVSYCTMVRGEIGL, via the coding sequence TTGGCAAGCCAGAACACATCAGAGAACGGGAAAATGAACGTCGCAATTGACGGTCCTGCCGGTGCCGGGAAAAGCACGGTGGCTCGTTTAGTTGCAGAGGCGCTCGCGTACATTTACGTTGACACTGGCGCGATGTACCGTGCGGTAACTCTTCACATGATTCGGAAGGAAATTAAACCGGAGCATGTTGCAGAGGTGCTTCAGGAAGCCCAGAAGCTGGTCATTGAATTACAACCGGATCCCGACGGACAGAAAGTGTTCTGTAATGGGGAGGAAGTAACCTCGGAAATCCGCTCCCGTGAAGTAACGGGAATCGTGTCACGATATGCGCAAATCGAGGGGCTGCGTACACAATTAGTGGATACTCAGCGGCAAATGGCTTTGCGCAAGGGCGTCGTTATGGATGGACGCGATATCGGAACGACAGTACTGCCCGATGCGGAAGTGAAAATCTTCATGACTGCCAGTGTGGAAGAGCGTGCACTTCGCCGCTACAAAGAGCTGGATCCCTCTGAAGGACTGACGTTGGAGCAACTGGAGCGAGACATTGCCACCCGTGACAAATTGGATGAAGAGAGGGAAATTTCCCCACTTCGGTGTGCAGAGGACGCCACTGTTCTTGACACAACTGAGATGAGCATCCATGAAGTGGTTGACAAAATCGTATCTTATTGCACAATGGTCAGAGGAGAGATCGGTCTATGA
- the ypeB gene encoding germination protein YpeB, translating to MYKRLSSVMFPIVAVLLIGALVWGYQENQEKNAILIKAENQYQRAFHDLSFHMDKLHSEIGNTLAVHTSSLGMHRKGLMNVWRLTSEAQNEISQLPLTMLPFHETDDFLSRISNFAYKASMRDLTNEPLSEKELGNLKQLYQNSSELTKNLKDVQQKVLSDRLRWMDAETAMAAQGKVNDNTIVDGFRSVNQKVQQYPELDWGPSVSSMYTKRTVKKLDGIPMTKEQIQHKAAKFSNKSASNIQVQENGKGTDWESFTASVAQANDSKLMMDFTRNGGLLISYSDTRPIGTKKVSRKEVMTKAEHFLADKGYKDMKAVNYDEYGNLANLTYVRKQGDTLIYPEKISVRAGLDTGEVTGFQASDFVNEHKDQRNIPKARLTAEQARKKLNPDFEENYARKSLIENEFSKEVLCYEFGGRINGTRYRIYINADTGTEEAVEEIKPVNATS from the coding sequence ATGTATAAACGTTTAAGTTCAGTCATGTTTCCGATCGTCGCAGTCCTGTTGATCGGTGCTCTCGTTTGGGGTTACCAAGAAAATCAAGAGAAAAATGCGATTTTAATTAAAGCGGAAAATCAATACCAACGTGCATTTCACGATCTATCTTTCCATATGGATAAGTTGCATTCCGAAATTGGTAACACACTAGCTGTTCACACAAGCTCACTCGGAATGCATCGTAAAGGTCTGATGAACGTATGGCGACTTACGAGTGAGGCTCAAAATGAGATTAGTCAGCTGCCTTTGACGATGCTACCTTTCCATGAAACCGATGATTTTCTTTCGCGAATCTCTAACTTTGCGTATAAGGCGTCGATGCGAGATCTAACGAATGAACCATTGAGTGAAAAGGAACTGGGCAATCTGAAGCAGTTGTACCAGAATTCATCTGAGCTCACGAAGAATCTGAAAGATGTGCAGCAAAAGGTTCTATCGGATCGCCTGCGCTGGATGGATGCAGAAACGGCTATGGCCGCTCAGGGTAAAGTTAATGATAATACAATTGTGGATGGATTCAGATCCGTGAACCAAAAGGTTCAACAATACCCTGAATTGGACTGGGGACCGTCAGTTTCTAGTATGTATACCAAACGAACAGTGAAGAAGCTTGATGGAATTCCGATGACCAAAGAGCAGATTCAGCATAAAGCTGCCAAGTTCTCCAATAAATCAGCCAGTAACATCCAAGTGCAAGAAAATGGTAAAGGCACAGATTGGGAATCATTTACTGCGTCTGTCGCACAGGCTAATGACAGTAAACTCATGATGGATTTTACGCGCAATGGTGGATTGCTAATCTCGTATAGCGACACACGTCCGATTGGAACAAAAAAGGTTTCACGTAAAGAGGTTATGACTAAAGCGGAACATTTTTTGGCTGATAAAGGCTATAAAGACATGAAAGCTGTCAATTACGATGAGTATGGGAATTTGGCTAACTTGACCTATGTACGTAAACAAGGGGATACCTTGATTTATCCTGAGAAAATTTCAGTTCGTGCTGGTCTGGACACAGGCGAAGTAACAGGCTTTCAAGCAAGTGACTTTGTCAACGAACATAAAGATCAACGCAACATTCCCAAGGCACGCCTTACAGCTGAACAAGCACGGAAGAAATTGAATCCTGATTTTGAAGAAAATTATGCCCGTAAATCATTGATTGAGAATGAATTCAGTAAGGAAGTGCTATGTTACGAATTCGGTGGACGGATCAACGGAACCAGATATCGAATCTATATTAATGCGGACACAGGCACAGAGGAAGCTGTTGAGGAAATTAAACCGGTGAATGCTACTTCATAG
- the prsW gene encoding glutamic-type intramembrane protease PrsW — MLLFSVLAAAVAPGLALLTYFYLKDRYDSEPLHMVLRVFVMGVLMVLPIMIIQRGMMIWLGDNPYLESILISGGVEEFIKWFVIYHIIYNHTEFDEPYDGILYSVAVSLGFATVENVLYAFAGNASVSAMFLRALLPVSGHAMFAVIMGYYMGRAKFTDGKKKRWYLMLSLILPFFWHALYDVIMNTMVNHWLWFIAPLMAGLWYGAIGKITRANNRSPFRFVKREEEIKL; from the coding sequence GTGCTTTTGTTCTCGGTATTAGCGGCAGCAGTAGCTCCGGGTCTCGCCTTGTTAACATATTTTTATCTGAAAGACCGTTACGACTCTGAGCCACTTCACATGGTACTAAGAGTGTTTGTGATGGGTGTGCTGATGGTGTTGCCTATCATGATCATTCAACGTGGGATGATGATCTGGCTCGGAGACAATCCTTATCTTGAATCCATCCTGATCTCTGGTGGTGTCGAAGAATTTATCAAATGGTTTGTGATTTATCACATCATTTATAACCACACCGAGTTTGATGAACCTTATGATGGGATATTGTATTCAGTAGCGGTATCGCTCGGATTTGCAACGGTTGAGAATGTGTTGTATGCCTTTGCGGGGAATGCCTCAGTCTCAGCGATGTTTCTCCGTGCACTGCTCCCAGTTTCCGGTCATGCGATGTTCGCAGTGATCATGGGATATTACATGGGTCGAGCTAAGTTTACCGATGGTAAGAAAAAGCGTTGGTATCTAATGTTATCCTTGATCTTACCTTTTTTCTGGCATGCGCTCTACGATGTGATTATGAATACAATGGTTAATCACTGGTTATGGTTTATTGCTCCACTTATGGCGGGATTGTGGTATGGTGCAATCGGCAAAATTACACGAGCCAATAATCGTTCTCCATTTCGTTTTGTGAAGCGAGAGGAAGAGATTAAATTATAG
- a CDS encoding genetic competence negative regulator, with protein MKIERLSHDKIRIFLTFDDLSERGIQKEDMWQEIPKVHELFTEMMDQAYSELGFDATGPLAVEVFALPAQGMVVIVTRGKYDPQQYGSGNEDDLPEEVYEMEVTLEQSDTIVYAFKDFEVLIEAAHMLRQHVTNAGTLYSYKDKWFLHLEPDDVDSTKHAALIALLAEFGEGSSVTPAVMEEYGKVIIPEQAIEVICTHFKRQD; from the coding sequence ATGAAAATAGAACGATTAAGTCACGATAAGATACGGATTTTCCTGACCTTTGACGATCTGAGCGAGCGCGGAATACAAAAAGAAGATATGTGGCAGGAAATACCTAAAGTTCATGAACTGTTCACTGAAATGATGGATCAGGCTTATTCCGAACTTGGATTTGATGCCACTGGTCCACTTGCTGTCGAAGTATTCGCACTTCCCGCTCAAGGCATGGTTGTCATTGTTACCCGTGGGAAATATGATCCGCAACAATATGGCTCAGGCAACGAGGATGATCTTCCTGAGGAAGTATATGAGATGGAAGTTACGCTTGAACAGAGCGATACGATCGTTTACGCCTTCAAAGATTTCGAGGTGCTCATTGAAGCAGCGCATATGCTGCGTCAACATGTTACTAATGCCGGAACACTGTATTCATATAAAGACAAATGGTTCCTGCACTTGGAGCCCGATGATGTTGATTCAACCAAACATGCTGCATTGATTGCATTGCTTGCTGAATTTGGTGAGGGATCATCCGTAACACCGGCAGTGATGGAAGAGTACGGGAAAGTGATCATTCCTGAACAAGCCATTGAAGTTATCTGCACACATTTCAAACGTCAAGATTAA
- a CDS encoding polysaccharide deacetylase family protein — translation MFRRTATCLIAICLLLTACGNETETVLQNANNTPSPSVNPTNNSIETENTDQVNNTDKPAPSVPSSSESSGEEDSDTMQNAEIESIQEEIPKMYHMNENYFIKPNDESVEKKVVLLTFDDGPKEEGMINQLIDTLDKHNAKAIFFVNGYRVKNNPDLLKLIHERGQIIGNHAWDHEDLKKMSNADAAKQVEDVQDIVKDTIGVTPQFFRPPFGSGNDALKAVVDKNEMLYMTWSNGSLDWDKSTKDQPDKVIQNVLDQLNPGSNILMHELPWTAEALDGLLIKLKEKGYSFVDPRSIELKIR, via the coding sequence ATGTTTAGACGAACTGCGACATGCTTAATCGCCATCTGCTTGCTTCTGACAGCTTGTGGCAACGAAACAGAAACTGTTCTTCAAAATGCAAATAATACGCCTAGTCCATCTGTTAATCCGACCAATAACTCCATTGAAACCGAGAATACTGATCAAGTTAACAATACTGATAAGCCTGCGCCATCGGTGCCTTCTTCTTCGGAAAGTTCCGGTGAAGAAGATTCCGATACTATGCAGAATGCCGAAATCGAATCAATACAAGAAGAGATCCCAAAAATGTATCATATGAATGAAAATTATTTTATTAAGCCCAATGACGAATCAGTAGAGAAAAAGGTGGTCTTGTTGACATTTGACGATGGCCCCAAAGAAGAAGGCATGATTAATCAATTAATCGACACACTGGATAAACATAATGCAAAAGCAATTTTCTTCGTTAATGGTTATCGAGTCAAAAACAATCCTGATCTACTTAAACTCATCCATGAACGAGGTCAAATTATAGGTAATCATGCATGGGATCATGAAGATCTGAAAAAAATGTCCAATGCTGATGCAGCGAAACAGGTAGAAGACGTTCAAGACATCGTTAAAGATACGATTGGTGTAACACCTCAATTTTTCCGTCCGCCCTTCGGGTCTGGAAATGATGCTCTCAAAGCAGTTGTCGATAAAAATGAGATGCTGTACATGACCTGGTCTAACGGATCGCTGGATTGGGATAAAAGCACCAAGGATCAACCGGATAAAGTGATCCAAAATGTGTTAGATCAACTGAACCCTGGAAGCAACATATTAATGCATGAGTTGCCTTGGACTGCCGAAGCTTTAGATGGGCTACTCATTAAACTTAAAGAAAAAGGCTACTCCTTCGTAGATCCTCGCTCGATTGAACTGAAAATTCGATAA
- a CDS encoding type II CAAX endopeptidase family protein, with translation MKKPKFPKFKIQKAEPQQLTERLLLINLYFTQGLTLIIGVVWILLQKRNLFEVLALPDTLHFIWWGLGLAGAMLVMDLILSYVIPQESMDDGGINDMLFRNRPIWHIVCIAAVVAICEELLFRGAIQHVIGPYWTSILFAVIHIRYLRHWIPTGWVFVSSYGLGWIYLQSGTLWAPILCHFLIDLVSGLAIRFRRGS, from the coding sequence ATGAAAAAACCAAAGTTTCCCAAGTTCAAGATTCAGAAGGCTGAACCCCAACAGCTTACCGAGCGCTTACTTCTGATCAATTTATACTTTACACAAGGTTTGACTTTAATTATTGGAGTTGTGTGGATTTTATTACAGAAGAGAAATTTGTTCGAAGTGCTTGCATTACCTGATACTCTTCATTTTATCTGGTGGGGACTTGGTCTTGCAGGGGCCATGCTTGTAATGGATCTGATTTTGTCCTATGTCATTCCTCAGGAAAGCATGGATGATGGCGGTATTAATGATATGCTGTTCAGAAATCGACCCATTTGGCACATTGTATGTATTGCAGCTGTTGTAGCGATATGTGAAGAACTGTTATTCCGTGGAGCTATACAGCATGTAATCGGTCCGTACTGGACAAGTATTTTATTTGCAGTGATCCACATACGTTACTTACGGCATTGGATTCCAACAGGGTGGGTGTTTGTTTCGAGCTATGGTTTGGGTTGGATATACTTGCAATCCGGCACATTGTGGGCGCCTATACTATGTCACTTTTTAATTGATTTGGTGTCCGGATTAGCGATACGTTTTCGGAGGGGATCATGA
- the serA gene encoding phosphoglycerate dehydrogenase has product MYKVLVSDPISDLGIQQLVEANDVVVEKKTGLSEDELVAIIGEYDALLVRSQTRVTDRIMTAGTNLKVIGRAGVGVDNIDLEAATQRGIIVINAPDGNTITTCEHTFAMMMALARHIPQAYAKTIQGTWDRKTFLGVELRNKTLGVLGMGRIGSEVAKRAKAFGMDILAYDPFLTQERAEKLQVKLASVDDIIRNADFMTVHTPLTPETRHMISRPQFEVMKKGMRIVNCARGGVVDEMALVEAIDEGIVAGAAFDVFESEPPAADHPFLNHPSIIVTPHLGASTVEAQENVAIDVSEQVLHILRNEPFKNAVNMPAVAPTVMNKLQPYFKLGETLGSFAAQITQNAVQEIRIDYAGDLSEVDTSPLTRYIVKGILARHLGGEANIVNSMHLAKTRDLNVVVSQTSTTKGFTNLITVTLVTTQEAEERRVAGTLLAGYGERIVRLDKFPVDIAPESHQILISHNDKPGIIGRVGTLLGQNDVNIASMQVGRKIIGGAAIMILTVDKEVPKDVLVQLTALPELNTAVEIVL; this is encoded by the coding sequence ATGTACAAAGTGTTAGTGTCGGATCCGATTAGTGATCTGGGGATTCAGCAATTGGTGGAAGCAAATGATGTAGTTGTTGAAAAGAAAACCGGTCTTAGTGAAGATGAGCTTGTTGCCATTATTGGGGAATATGATGCCCTACTCGTTCGAAGCCAGACACGTGTTACCGATCGTATTATGACTGCTGGTACCAACCTTAAAGTAATTGGCCGTGCGGGCGTGGGTGTAGATAACATTGATCTGGAAGCTGCTACACAACGCGGTATTATTGTAATTAATGCACCTGACGGTAATACAATTACGACATGTGAGCATACCTTTGCAATGATGATGGCGCTCGCACGTCATATTCCTCAAGCTTATGCCAAAACAATTCAAGGTACATGGGATCGCAAAACTTTCTTAGGTGTGGAATTACGGAATAAAACTTTGGGTGTCCTTGGTATGGGCCGGATCGGTAGTGAGGTAGCCAAGCGTGCAAAAGCATTCGGTATGGATATTCTTGCTTATGATCCATTCCTTACACAAGAGCGTGCAGAGAAGCTGCAAGTTAAGCTAGCAAGCGTTGATGATATCATTCGCAATGCAGACTTTATGACCGTACACACGCCGTTAACACCTGAGACTCGTCATATGATTTCGCGCCCTCAATTTGAAGTCATGAAAAAAGGTATGCGCATTGTAAACTGTGCCCGCGGTGGGGTTGTTGATGAGATGGCACTCGTGGAAGCTATTGATGAAGGTATCGTTGCCGGTGCAGCCTTTGACGTGTTCGAAAGCGAACCACCAGCAGCAGATCATCCTTTCCTCAATCATCCTAGCATCATCGTTACACCACATTTAGGTGCATCCACAGTAGAGGCACAAGAAAATGTTGCGATTGATGTATCGGAACAAGTGCTTCATATTTTGCGTAATGAGCCGTTCAAAAATGCAGTGAACATGCCTGCGGTAGCTCCTACGGTTATGAACAAATTGCAGCCTTACTTTAAACTGGGCGAAACATTGGGTAGTTTTGCAGCTCAAATTACTCAAAATGCCGTTCAAGAAATCCGAATCGATTATGCGGGTGATCTGTCTGAGGTCGATACTTCACCATTAACTCGTTATATTGTCAAAGGCATCCTTGCTAGACATCTGGGCGGAGAAGCGAATATCGTTAACTCCATGCATTTGGCTAAAACAAGAGATCTGAACGTTGTAGTTAGCCAAACGTCTACGACAAAAGGATTCACCAACTTGATCACCGTTACTCTGGTGACAACACAAGAAGCTGAGGAACGCCGCGTTGCAGGTACGCTCCTTGCAGGTTACGGTGAGCGGATCGTGCGTCTGGATAAATTCCCAGTAGATATCGCTCCAGAAAGTCATCAAATCCTCATTTCCCACAACGATAAACCGGGAATTATCGGACGTGTGGGAACCTTGCTTGGTCAAAACGACGTTAATATCGCATCCATGCAAGTAGGACGTAAAATTATCGGTGGTGCAGCCATCATGATCCTTACTGTTGATAAAGAAGTTCCAAAAGATGTACTTGTTCAACTCACGGCTCTGCCAGAATTAAATACAGCGGTTGAGATTGTTCTGTAA
- a CDS encoding response regulator transcription factor codes for MAEHENRILVVDDEERIRRLLKMYLEKEGYEIDEAEDGETALRKATAGDYGLILLDVMLPGMDGVEVCTRLRQVKSTPVLMLTAKGEEINRVQGFEVGADDYVVKPFSPREVIYRVKAILRRSSATAYLSKESNSSNNIVFPHLVIEHDAHRVTAGGEEISLTPKEYELLHYLATSPDKVFSREELLKDVWNYEFFGDLRTVDTHVKRLREKLNKVSPESAAMITTVWGVGYKLEVPK; via the coding sequence ATGGCAGAGCATGAGAATCGAATTCTCGTTGTGGATGATGAAGAACGAATCCGCAGACTTTTGAAAATGTATCTTGAAAAAGAAGGCTACGAAATTGATGAGGCAGAGGACGGAGAGACCGCTCTTCGGAAGGCTACAGCAGGAGATTATGGACTGATCCTGCTGGATGTCATGCTGCCAGGAATGGATGGCGTTGAAGTATGCACGCGACTACGTCAGGTTAAATCCACTCCTGTATTGATGCTGACAGCAAAAGGTGAGGAAATTAATCGGGTTCAGGGCTTTGAAGTTGGAGCTGATGATTATGTGGTCAAGCCATTTAGTCCACGCGAAGTGATATACCGAGTTAAGGCGATATTACGTCGTTCATCTGCAACAGCGTACTTATCCAAAGAGAGTAACTCAAGCAACAACATCGTATTCCCACACTTGGTTATTGAACATGATGCTCATCGGGTAACAGCAGGCGGCGAAGAGATTAGTCTTACGCCAAAAGAATATGAGCTGTTGCATTATTTGGCTACTTCTCCAGATAAGGTTTTTTCCAGAGAAGAGCTTCTCAAAGATGTTTGGAATTATGAATTTTTCGGTGATCTCCGTACTGTAGATACTCATGTTAAGCGTCTTCGTGAAAAATTAAACAAGGTTTCGCCTGAATCGGCGGCGATGATTACGACAGTTTGGGGTGTGGGCTATAAACTGGAAGTACCGAAATAG
- the ccsA gene encoding cytochrome c biogenesis protein CcsA, translating into MSLLDFSSDAFIVSFFLYSAAFMLYGVAVMGKKWSNRDPQAHVEKWGKRAFIASTIALAAHLIFFFTRWAGAGHIPVSNMYEFMSFLSMMIMVAFIVVYAIYRKTLIGLFALPLTIIIMAYAAVFPQEVQPLIPALQSIWLKIHVTLAALGEAFFAVGFAAGFMYLLRTVDFSGKDKSSRRQRGWVEFTLITIVVVIGFIGTVFAFRASGYEAVFVKETASIDTEVQGNSTIEKVIYRMPPIFAPYQSEVESIKPFLGMKEPLLETPSWMNGVNAGRKLNTVVWSVIVGLILYGIIRLIVRRPLGQVLQPALDGIDADDLDEISYRAIAIGFPIFTLGALIFAMIWAQIAWSRFWGWDPKEVWALITWLYYSVYLHLRLSRGWQGRKSAWLAVLGFLVVMFTLVGVNLIIAGLHSYAGAD; encoded by the coding sequence ATGAGTTTATTGGATTTCAGCAGCGACGCATTTATTGTATCTTTTTTTCTCTATAGTGCAGCGTTTATGTTATATGGTGTGGCGGTTATGGGCAAAAAGTGGAGTAATCGTGATCCTCAGGCTCATGTTGAAAAATGGGGCAAGAGAGCCTTTATTGCCTCAACGATAGCCCTTGCAGCGCATCTTATCTTTTTCTTCACCCGGTGGGCAGGTGCAGGACACATTCCTGTAAGCAATATGTATGAATTCATGAGCTTTTTATCGATGATGATTATGGTGGCTTTCATCGTGGTCTATGCCATTTATCGTAAGACATTGATTGGACTTTTCGCGTTACCACTTACCATTATTATTATGGCGTATGCAGCCGTATTTCCACAGGAAGTACAACCACTTATTCCTGCGCTACAATCCATTTGGTTGAAAATTCATGTCACCTTGGCAGCACTAGGTGAAGCCTTCTTTGCAGTGGGCTTTGCGGCAGGGTTTATGTATCTGCTACGTACCGTTGATTTTAGTGGCAAGGATAAATCCTCTAGACGTCAGCGTGGATGGGTCGAATTCACACTGATCACGATTGTGGTTGTCATTGGATTTATCGGTACCGTATTTGCTTTTCGTGCGTCTGGGTATGAAGCGGTGTTCGTCAAAGAAACAGCTAGCATTGACACAGAGGTACAGGGAAATAGTACAATAGAGAAAGTGATTTATCGCATGCCTCCTATTTTTGCACCGTATCAGAGTGAGGTAGAGAGCATAAAACCGTTTCTTGGCATGAAAGAACCGTTACTTGAGACACCATCTTGGATGAACGGGGTAAATGCTGGACGTAAGCTGAACACCGTAGTTTGGTCTGTCATTGTTGGTTTGATCCTTTATGGCATTATTCGTTTAATTGTAAGAAGACCACTTGGACAAGTCCTGCAACCCGCACTAGATGGTATTGATGCTGATGATCTGGATGAGATTAGTTATCGAGCTATTGCCATTGGTTTTCCGATTTTTACGTTGGGCGCGTTGATATTTGCTATGATATGGGCTCAGATTGCTTGGAGTCGTTTCTGGGGCTGGGATCCGAAGGAAGTCTGGGCATTAATAACGTGGCTTTATTATAGTGTATACTTACATTTACGTTTATCTCGAGGATGGCAGGGACGGAAATCTGCTTGGTTAGCAGTGTTAGGCTTCTTGGTTGTGATGTTTACATTGGTTGGTGTCAATCTGATCATCGCAGGGCTGCACTCTTATGCTGGGGCAGATTAA